In Phycisphaeraceae bacterium, one genomic interval encodes:
- the cydB gene encoding cytochrome d ubiquinol oxidase subunit II has product MDLHLLWFILLGVLLTGYAILDGFDLGVAMLHLAVGRNDHERRIILNSIGPLWDGNEVWLVTFGGALFAAFPIAYAVSFSAMYIPFMLLLLALIGRGVAIEFRSKQKSRFWRAYWDFSFFGASTLVAFLFGVSVGIAMQGIPIDSSREFVGSLRDLLGVYPVLTGLLTLSVFAMHGSIYLYLRTEGELQERVHRWVWRCFGLFLVTYIVTTIWTLTNVPSATTNFRAHPWLWVFVVLGVLAIANIPRAMFKARPRYAFVSSAATIATLVLLFGAALFPNLVTSSIDPSLHLNIYNSASSQKTLGIMAVCAAIGIPFVLSYTVIVLWIFRGKTRLEDHSY; this is encoded by the coding sequence GTGGACCTTCACCTGCTCTGGTTCATACTGCTCGGCGTGCTGCTGACGGGGTACGCGATTCTCGATGGGTTCGACCTCGGCGTGGCGATGCTGCACCTGGCGGTCGGGCGGAACGACCACGAGCGCCGGATCATTCTCAACTCGATCGGGCCGCTGTGGGACGGCAACGAGGTCTGGCTGGTGACGTTCGGGGGCGCTCTCTTCGCGGCCTTCCCGATCGCCTACGCGGTCTCGTTCTCCGCGATGTACATCCCGTTCATGCTTCTCCTGCTGGCCCTGATCGGCCGCGGAGTCGCGATCGAGTTCCGGAGCAAACAGAAGAGCCGGTTCTGGCGGGCGTACTGGGACTTCTCGTTCTTTGGCGCGAGCACCCTGGTCGCGTTTCTATTCGGCGTGTCGGTGGGTATCGCGATGCAGGGGATCCCGATCGACTCGAGTCGGGAGTTCGTCGGCTCGCTTCGCGACCTGCTCGGTGTCTACCCCGTCCTGACGGGGCTGCTGACGCTGAGCGTGTTCGCGATGCACGGCTCGATCTACCTCTACCTGCGCACCGAGGGTGAACTGCAGGAACGGGTCCACCGATGGGTCTGGCGGTGCTTCGGGCTCTTTCTCGTAACCTACATCGTTACGACCATCTGGACGCTGACCAACGTCCCCAGCGCAACGACGAACTTCCGGGCGCACCCGTGGCTCTGGGTCTTTGTCGTGCTGGGCGTCCTGGCCATCGCCAATATTCCACGGGCGATGTTCAAGGCGCGGCCGCGGTACGCGTTCGTGTCATCGGCGGCGACCATCGCCACGCTGGTGCTGCTTTTCGGGGCGGCCCTGTTCCCGAACCTGGTGACCTCGTCCATCGATCCGAGCCTGCACCTCAATATCTACAACTCGGCGTCATCCCAGAAGACCCTGGGGATCATGGCGGTTTGTGCGGCGATCGGGATCCCCTTTGTGCTCTCGTACACAGTCATCGTCCTGTGGATCTTCCGCGGCAAGACCCGCCTGGAGGACCACAGTTACTAA
- a CDS encoding HD domain-containing protein yields the protein MYTDQVRLAVATLMRRWQIAPDELRFSGGAVVVFGRHTDTEELTVNVRRLSRRMPVGHSEAEPGLTIRFEPGTRTEVWLRVQAILDTMGVELPGRVGAGMAWLNDGADIERAARRAARAMRLSLARGQGLVCTWEMVAIRRLAWRIGRHRHLGPRQRLMLLLRSSQRLLGPTQIEHLVAHSQQVGDLAARLASELGCPPNVAERARTAGAMHDLGKAVIPEELLAKPGALTPSERAIMDRHADEGARLGRGIGLEDAIVRSIAHHHTRYDARAFLAKGAVSNLARLLNVADAVVTMRSRRPYRPALAEAETIRELQTNRATQFDPIMVDATLRVLRTRLAAAA from the coding sequence ATGTACACGGACCAGGTCCGGCTCGCGGTCGCGACGCTGATGCGTCGCTGGCAGATCGCTCCCGACGAACTCCGGTTTTCCGGGGGCGCGGTAGTGGTCTTCGGGCGACACACAGATACCGAGGAACTCACCGTCAACGTCCGACGGCTCAGCCGTCGGATGCCCGTCGGGCACTCCGAGGCCGAACCCGGTCTCACCATCCGATTCGAGCCGGGAACACGCACCGAGGTCTGGCTGCGTGTGCAGGCCATTCTCGACACCATGGGCGTCGAACTTCCCGGTCGGGTCGGCGCGGGGATGGCGTGGCTCAATGATGGGGCCGACATCGAGCGAGCCGCCCGCCGCGCCGCCCGGGCCATGCGACTCTCCCTTGCACGCGGCCAAGGCCTGGTGTGCACATGGGAAATGGTCGCCATCCGGCGTCTCGCATGGCGCATCGGGCGCCACCGCCACCTCGGCCCCCGCCAGCGGCTCATGCTGCTCCTCCGGTCCAGTCAGCGGCTCCTCGGTCCCACGCAGATCGAGCATCTTGTCGCCCACTCCCAGCAGGTCGGTGATCTTGCCGCTCGCCTTGCTTCGGAGCTCGGTTGCCCCCCCAACGTGGCCGAGCGGGCCCGCACCGCTGGGGCGATGCACGACCTGGGAAAGGCCGTCATCCCGGAGGAACTCCTCGCCAAGCCGGGCGCACTAACACCATCGGAGCGTGCGATCATGGACCGCCACGCCGATGAGGGTGCCCGCCTCGGACGAGGCATCGGCCTCGAAGATGCGATCGTTCGGAGCATCGCGCACCACCATACCCGCTACGACGCGCGAGCTTTCCTCGCGAAAGGCGCCGTCTCGAATCTCGCCCGCCTGCTCAACGTTGCCGATGCGGTCGTGACCATGCGGTCCCGCCGGCCGTACCGGCCCGCTCTGGCAGAAGCCGAGACGATCCGCGAACTCCAGACCAACCGCGCCACGCAGTTCGATCCCATCATGGTGGACGCGACGCTCCGCGTGCTGCGAACACGCCTCGCGGCCGCCGCCTAG
- a CDS encoding DUF2029 domain-containing protein gives MTHRLARSLWSVLLPALVILGVFVYGVASSIPRIGQARTADFGHFYWAARAMLDGSDPYTSWHNGYIYPPLLAFLYTPLARFDFDTAAALSLVLNTLIVFATLVLSTRSAVDRFDIRRAWPAVLTVAAIASVIIADKIKGELQMWQTNAILLLMYALALTWLDRRPVLAGLALGVAFNIKYLPIVLLGWLLVRRRWRAAAGFAGGIVLFALLPALLNGWSENLRHLRVAGAGILNLVGIRVENAPIANVEPLAVSFSVSITSAIARLVGHEREHALGLALAAVAALAVGVAVIAMYRYRGVPLLCWPAAREQHDQPWRMMVAVEWASLIGLTLAFSPQTNTRHLYMLLLPCALAAGFVMKSSLAAPVRWTAIAGMVGLFAALTLPPGGPTFDPYVRAWREMGGPSLGILAMVLTLVWSSLAVAGRSLPGTPAAPADPLRP, from the coding sequence TTGACTCATCGTCTGGCACGATCCTTGTGGAGCGTTCTGCTCCCCGCCCTGGTCATTCTCGGCGTCTTTGTGTATGGCGTGGCCAGTTCGATCCCGCGGATCGGCCAGGCGCGAACGGCCGACTTCGGGCACTTCTACTGGGCCGCCCGGGCCATGCTGGACGGCTCCGACCCCTACACCTCTTGGCACAACGGCTATATCTACCCGCCCCTGCTCGCTTTTCTGTACACCCCGCTTGCTCGCTTTGACTTCGATACCGCCGCGGCGCTGTCCCTTGTCCTTAACACCCTGATTGTCTTCGCCACCCTCGTCCTGTCGACCCGCAGCGCGGTCGACCGATTCGACATTCGCCGCGCCTGGCCCGCCGTGCTCACGGTCGCGGCCATCGCCTCCGTCATCATCGCCGACAAGATCAAGGGCGAGCTTCAGATGTGGCAGACCAACGCCATCCTGCTGCTCATGTACGCCCTCGCTCTGACGTGGCTCGACCGCCGGCCGGTTCTCGCAGGCCTTGCCCTCGGCGTTGCGTTCAACATCAAGTACCTCCCAATCGTGCTCCTCGGGTGGCTCCTCGTGCGACGCCGTTGGCGCGCCGCGGCGGGCTTTGCCGGCGGGATCGTCCTCTTCGCGTTGCTCCCGGCCCTGCTCAACGGCTGGAGCGAGAACCTCCGCCACCTCCGCGTGGCCGGAGCAGGGATCCTCAACCTCGTGGGCATCCGGGTCGAGAACGCGCCGATCGCCAATGTCGAGCCTCTCGCCGTCTCATTCAGCGTTTCGATCACAAGCGCAATCGCCCGCCTCGTCGGTCACGAGCGAGAGCACGCCCTCGGCCTCGCTCTTGCTGCAGTCGCCGCCCTGGCCGTCGGCGTGGCCGTGATCGCGATGTACCGATATCGCGGCGTTCCGCTCCTGTGCTGGCCAGCTGCTCGCGAACAGCACGATCAACCCTGGAGGATGATGGTCGCGGTCGAGTGGGCGTCGCTCATCGGGCTGACCCTCGCGTTCAGTCCGCAGACCAACACCCGCCACCTCTACATGCTTCTCCTCCCCTGCGCCCTCGCGGCAGGCTTTGTGATGAAGTCCAGTCTCGCGGCCCCGGTCCGCTGGACCGCGATTGCCGGAATGGTCGGCTTGTTTGCAGCCCTGACACTCCCCCCCGGCGGACCCACCTTCGATCCCTATGTCCGCGCATGGCGAGAAATGGGGGGGCCTTCGCTGGGGATCCTCGCCATGGTGCTGACGCTGGTGTGGTCTTCGCTCGCGGTAGCAGGCCGGAGCCTGCCAGGCACGCCAGCCGCACCGGCCGATCCCCTCCGACCCTGA
- a CDS encoding cytochrome ubiquinol oxidase subunit I has translation MDVDLLSRALFATTIMFHYLFPPLTIGLSVVMVVIFWKRLRTRDPAYDSAAKFWTGLFALNFGMGVATGIPMEFQFGTNWSVYARFVGDIFGSALAAEGIFAFFLESGFLGVLVFGWNRVSARTHFIASVLVCIGSVFSATWIVIANSWQQTPAGFVLVDHNGETRAQLASFYDVVFNPSSMERLAHVLVGALVMGSSFVLSVSAWYLLKNRHTEVARRSFRIGLVVAVIGSVLALITGDISARVVVKHQPAKLAAMEGIFKTGPAGLHLFGIIDSEAETVRYSVAIPGGLSFLAHGSFDAPVTGLDQFKPEDRPPVAIPFYAFHLMVALGMFFLALNFGACYFWWRGTLFNQRWLLRTYVVAVAGAYVANQAGWVTAEVGRQPWVVYGLLRTADANSPSVKAPEVLASLIAFGLVYFMLGSLFVFLLNHKIQAGPSPIAAPGVDEARSLVEAAADRKDPLSRSASDENKG, from the coding sequence ATGGATGTTGACCTCCTTTCCCGGGCGCTCTTCGCTACGACGATCATGTTCCACTACCTCTTCCCCCCGCTCACCATCGGGCTGAGCGTGGTCATGGTCGTGATCTTCTGGAAGAGGCTGCGGACGCGTGACCCCGCGTACGACTCGGCCGCGAAGTTCTGGACGGGGCTGTTTGCCCTCAACTTCGGGATGGGGGTTGCAACGGGGATCCCGATGGAGTTCCAGTTTGGCACGAACTGGTCGGTGTACGCGCGGTTCGTAGGCGATATCTTCGGATCCGCGCTGGCCGCCGAGGGGATCTTCGCCTTCTTTCTCGAATCGGGGTTTCTCGGGGTGCTGGTGTTCGGGTGGAACCGGGTCTCCGCGCGCACGCACTTCATCGCATCGGTGCTGGTGTGCATCGGGAGCGTGTTCTCCGCGACTTGGATCGTGATCGCGAACTCGTGGCAGCAGACCCCGGCCGGGTTTGTTCTTGTCGACCACAACGGCGAGACACGCGCTCAACTGGCGAGCTTCTACGACGTGGTCTTCAACCCATCGAGCATGGAGCGGCTGGCGCACGTGCTGGTGGGGGCGCTGGTGATGGGTTCGTCGTTCGTGCTGTCGGTCTCGGCGTGGTACCTGCTGAAGAACCGGCATACCGAGGTTGCCCGACGGTCGTTCAGGATCGGGCTGGTCGTAGCCGTGATCGGATCGGTGCTCGCGCTGATCACCGGGGACATCAGCGCCAGAGTCGTCGTCAAGCACCAGCCGGCGAAGCTCGCCGCTATGGAAGGGATCTTCAAGACCGGGCCAGCCGGGCTGCACCTGTTTGGGATCATCGACTCGGAGGCGGAGACAGTTCGCTACTCGGTAGCGATTCCCGGGGGCCTGAGTTTCCTGGCGCACGGGAGTTTCGACGCACCGGTCACGGGCCTTGATCAGTTCAAGCCGGAGGACAGGCCGCCGGTCGCGATTCCGTTCTATGCGTTCCACCTGATGGTGGCACTAGGGATGTTCTTCCTGGCGCTCAACTTCGGGGCATGCTACTTCTGGTGGCGAGGAACGCTGTTCAACCAGCGTTGGTTGCTGCGCACGTATGTCGTCGCGGTCGCGGGGGCGTACGTGGCGAACCAGGCGGGCTGGGTGACCGCCGAGGTGGGCCGCCAGCCGTGGGTGGTGTATGGGCTCCTGCGGACCGCCGATGCGAACTCGCCGTCGGTCAAAGCGCCCGAGGTGCTCGCATCGCTCATCGCGTTCGGGCTGGTGTACTTCATGCTTGGCTCGCTGTTCGTGTTCCTTCTCAACCACAAGATTCAGGCAGGGCCATCGCCGATCGCCGCGCCGGGCGTTGACGAAGCGAGATCGCTGGTGGAGGCGGCGGCCGATCGAAAGGATCCGCTCTCGAGGTCCGCATCGGACGAGAACAAAGGCTGA
- a CDS encoding choice-of-anchor B family protein codes for MTTLVSSVGAWIKPLGAAGCLAALAATPLHADPDWMKLKDRRPPVQAAGSKGDAKGVDPFSNTIIGFPAQGMVLQSWLPLNQFSGIQVTAADCWGYVSASGREYAILGLRRGTAFIEVTDPVNPVVVGYIAGADSLWHDSTVIGDYAYLVSDQSGNGVQVVDLRQIDNGTVTLAATRSPSGLSTVHTIVSNPASGFLYLCGTNINNGGLTAMRTTSPGSATNPTIAGAWTTRYVHEAQVVTYTTGPYAGREIAFCFTGGPYNGNNQTGLDIVDVTNKSNMFTVGSLAYPGVRFCHQGWLSDDKRYLYINDELDEQLGSVPVMTTRVIDVSNLSAPTVAATFSNGKPSVDHNLYVKGNMIFEGNYRSGLRVFDATNPLAPVEVAYFDTFPENDYANYNGVWGNYPFFPSGTIAISDIERGLFLLRMDPDTVTMTYPNGQPDTVQPTVPAEVIVQINTTGAQIDDSSVALMASIDGGPYTPRGMIPIGGARYRGTLPPATCGASIRYYIRAKTTSGTGFLSPPAAPQDNFFARAASTTTTLFSDDMETDQGWTVGDFTSGGSIDTATAGIWNRMRPQATSAQPGDDHTQTGAHRAWVTDGNAGPNDSANDVSGGKTTLMSPLLNLTGRPNARVGYWRWYSNAFGSLGTGGTQRFTVSVTNNNGASWTNAEVVGPSGGQTVGGWFYSEFRVGDFFPLSANVRVRFVAENQLAGALVEACVDDVVVMAFGCAPVCRADRDGNGLVEPADIARFVSEWLSDVQNNTFVADFNGLDGVTPSDIAEFVGVWFGALSGGC; via the coding sequence ATGACGACGTTGGTTTCTTCGGTCGGGGCTTGGATCAAGCCTCTGGGTGCAGCGGGTTGCCTTGCCGCTCTTGCCGCGACTCCGCTCCACGCCGACCCAGACTGGATGAAACTCAAGGACCGGCGGCCTCCTGTCCAGGCCGCGGGCTCGAAAGGGGACGCCAAGGGCGTTGACCCGTTCTCGAACACGATCATCGGGTTCCCGGCCCAGGGGATGGTCTTGCAGTCCTGGCTCCCGCTGAATCAGTTCTCGGGCATCCAGGTCACGGCTGCCGACTGCTGGGGGTATGTGTCCGCCTCCGGCCGCGAGTATGCCATTCTGGGCCTGCGGCGCGGCACAGCGTTCATCGAGGTCACTGACCCGGTCAACCCGGTGGTTGTCGGCTACATCGCCGGGGCGGACTCGCTCTGGCACGACAGCACCGTCATCGGCGACTACGCCTACCTCGTCAGCGACCAATCCGGCAACGGCGTTCAGGTCGTCGATCTGCGTCAGATCGATAACGGCACGGTCACGCTCGCGGCGACCCGTTCTCCGAGCGGCCTGAGCACGGTCCACACCATCGTTTCGAATCCGGCCTCCGGGTTTCTCTACCTGTGCGGCACCAACATCAACAACGGCGGTCTGACGGCGATGAGGACCACCTCGCCGGGCAGCGCCACCAACCCGACGATCGCGGGCGCATGGACGACACGGTACGTACACGAGGCCCAGGTGGTGACCTACACCACCGGCCCCTATGCGGGCCGCGAGATCGCCTTCTGCTTCACCGGCGGCCCGTACAACGGGAACAACCAGACGGGCCTCGACATCGTCGATGTCACCAACAAGTCCAACATGTTCACCGTCGGCAGCCTCGCCTATCCAGGCGTTCGCTTCTGCCACCAGGGATGGCTCAGCGACGACAAGCGATACCTCTACATCAACGACGAACTCGACGAGCAGCTCGGCTCGGTCCCGGTGATGACCACCCGAGTGATCGACGTCTCCAACCTCTCCGCACCCACCGTCGCGGCGACCTTTTCGAACGGAAAGCCCTCGGTTGACCACAACCTGTACGTCAAGGGCAACATGATCTTCGAGGGGAACTACCGGAGTGGCCTCCGCGTCTTTGACGCCACAAACCCCCTCGCTCCCGTCGAGGTTGCCTACTTCGACACGTTCCCCGAGAACGACTACGCGAACTACAACGGCGTCTGGGGCAACTACCCGTTCTTTCCGAGCGGCACCATCGCCATCTCCGATATCGAGCGCGGCTTGTTCCTTCTGCGTATGGACCCGGACACGGTCACCATGACCTACCCGAACGGCCAGCCGGATACCGTCCAGCCGACCGTCCCCGCAGAGGTCATCGTTCAGATCAACACGACCGGTGCCCAGATCGATGATTCTTCGGTTGCGCTCATGGCCAGCATCGACGGGGGCCCCTACACCCCCCGTGGCATGATCCCCATTGGCGGCGCCAGGTACCGCGGCACGCTCCCACCCGCCACGTGCGGCGCTTCGATCCGCTACTACATCCGCGCCAAGACGACGAGCGGAACCGGCTTCCTCAGCCCGCCGGCGGCCCCCCAGGACAACTTCTTCGCCCGCGCAGCGAGCACCACCACCACGCTCTTCTCTGACGACATGGAGACCGATCAGGGGTGGACCGTCGGCGATTTCACCTCGGGCGGGTCGATCGACACCGCCACCGCCGGCATCTGGAACCGCATGCGCCCGCAGGCCACCTCGGCCCAGCCAGGCGACGACCACACCCAGACGGGGGCGCACCGCGCGTGGGTCACCGACGGCAACGCCGGCCCCAACGACTCCGCTAACGACGTCTCGGGCGGCAAGACCACCCTCATGTCGCCACTCCTGAATCTCACTGGCCGCCCGAATGCTCGCGTCGGCTACTGGCGATGGTATTCGAACGCCTTCGGCTCCCTGGGCACCGGAGGCACGCAGCGATTCACCGTCTCGGTGACAAACAACAACGGCGCCTCGTGGACCAATGCCGAGGTCGTCGGCCCGTCGGGTGGCCAGACGGTCGGTGGGTGGTTCTACAGCGAGTTCCGAGTCGGCGACTTCTTCCCGCTTTCTGCCAACGTCCGGGTCCGTTTTGTCGCGGAGAACCAACTCGCCGGCGCGCTCGTCGAGGCGTGTGTCGATGACGTCGTCGTCATGGCGTTCGGCTGCGCCCCGGTCTGCCGGGCCGACCGGGATGGCAACGGACTCGTGGAGCCGGCGGACATCGCCCGGTTTGTCAGCGAGTGGTTGTCCGACGTTCAGAACAACACCTTTGTCGCTGACTTCAACGGTCTCGACGGCGTCACACCGAGCGATATTGCCGAGTTTGTCGGGGTGTGGTTCGGCGCTCTCAGCGGCGGCTGCTGA
- a CDS encoding efflux RND transporter periplasmic adaptor subunit, producing MNKPTPRLLWAVTTTTVLCGLAACERFFSKPEPPPPPVPQVSVIKTEPRDVPIYGEWIATLDGIVNATIRAQVTGYLVKQTYLEGDLVAKDQVLFEIDDRPFIAALDQAKGNLARAKAELGKATIDVNRYTPLAAENAISQQELDDAIQAKLAAEAQVAAGQAAVDQAAYNLGFTKVTSLISGVAGTATAQIGDLVGPSTGPLTVVSTLEPIKAYFSVSEQAYLEWKGRHPDVSTRDDAAASSLEFELILSTGQVYPQKGKFLYIDRQVNVRTGSLTIAAEFPNPTSLLRPGQFGRIRAVINMKKDAIVVPQRAVNETQGAYFVTVVGEGDKVSIRPVKVGDRTGSDWVIESGLKPGETVVVEGLQRVRDGTIVKTQPYEPSKPLNTAANG from the coding sequence GTGAACAAGCCAACTCCCCGACTCCTTTGGGCCGTGACGACGACGACGGTCCTTTGCGGTCTGGCCGCGTGCGAGCGGTTCTTCAGCAAACCAGAGCCACCGCCGCCACCCGTACCTCAAGTGTCTGTCATCAAGACCGAGCCGCGGGATGTGCCCATCTACGGTGAGTGGATCGCGACCCTCGATGGAATCGTGAACGCGACGATCCGAGCCCAGGTCACCGGGTATCTTGTGAAGCAGACGTACCTTGAGGGCGATCTGGTTGCGAAGGACCAGGTGCTGTTCGAGATCGACGATCGACCGTTCATCGCCGCGCTTGATCAGGCCAAGGGCAACCTCGCGCGAGCAAAGGCCGAGCTTGGCAAGGCGACGATTGACGTCAACCGGTACACACCGCTCGCGGCCGAGAATGCGATCAGCCAGCAGGAACTCGACGACGCCATTCAAGCGAAGCTCGCGGCGGAGGCTCAGGTCGCGGCGGGTCAAGCAGCGGTCGATCAGGCCGCGTACAACCTCGGCTTTACGAAGGTCACTTCGCTGATTTCCGGCGTTGCCGGCACGGCGACCGCGCAGATCGGCGACCTCGTGGGCCCCTCGACCGGCCCCCTCACAGTGGTCTCGACCCTCGAGCCGATCAAGGCGTATTTCAGCGTCAGCGAACAGGCCTACTTGGAGTGGAAGGGACGACACCCGGACGTATCGACCCGCGACGACGCCGCGGCATCGAGCCTGGAGTTCGAGTTGATCCTGTCGACCGGCCAGGTCTACCCCCAAAAGGGGAAGTTCCTCTACATCGACCGCCAGGTGAACGTCCGCACCGGGTCGCTGACGATCGCGGCTGAGTTCCCGAACCCGACGTCGCTGCTCCGCCCTGGTCAGTTTGGCCGGATTCGCGCGGTGATCAATATGAAAAAGGACGCGATCGTCGTGCCGCAGCGGGCCGTCAATGAAACCCAAGGGGCCTACTTCGTCACGGTCGTCGGCGAGGGCGACAAGGTCAGCATCCGGCCTGTCAAGGTGGGGGACCGCACCGGCTCCGACTGGGTCATCGAATCCGGACTGAAGCCCGGCGAAACGGTGGTCGTTGAGGGTCTTCAGAGGGTGCGAGACGGGACGATCGTCAAGACGCAGCCGTACGAACCTTCCAAGCCACTGAACACAGCGGCAAATGGCTAG
- a CDS encoding type II secretion system protein — MRTALRRPAFTLIELLVVIAIIATLVAILLPALATARASARTTACAVNLRSIGQGAVMYADDHQERIIPSYTMTGVAGGAAVPLEGWGPILDRDGYIPGSRENRGTAFVCPEMLDIEGMRLGQTGDDPNNARGWMDWPNLRLGGQNVPTTIEDRGFDRILRIAYWINADNPIGAATVVTPDLYYTGSVGYGPSTNGLTIDYTRMSVFQRPAQLIAFADGVYAGRQRDNQFGQTNCRIGYRHKAKNAPATNTAFADGHVAMIAGNSFPRALGGSNLPKQVERENTGPGPTVYANPERTLAP; from the coding sequence ATGCGCACCGCACTCCGCCGGCCAGCGTTCACCCTCATCGAACTCCTGGTCGTCATCGCGATCATCGCCACGCTGGTGGCGATACTCCTCCCTGCCCTCGCCACGGCGCGCGCTTCGGCGCGCACCACCGCGTGCGCCGTCAACCTCCGGTCGATCGGCCAGGGCGCGGTCATGTACGCCGACGATCACCAGGAACGCATCATCCCCTCCTACACGATGACCGGCGTCGCCGGTGGGGCCGCCGTCCCGCTCGAGGGCTGGGGCCCGATTCTCGATCGCGATGGCTATATCCCCGGCTCGCGAGAGAACCGGGGCACTGCCTTCGTCTGCCCGGAGATGCTCGATATCGAGGGCATGCGCCTCGGCCAGACCGGCGACGACCCCAACAACGCCCGCGGCTGGATGGACTGGCCCAATCTCCGGCTCGGAGGCCAGAACGTCCCGACCACGATCGAAGACCGCGGCTTCGACCGAATCCTTCGTATCGCCTACTGGATCAACGCCGACAACCCGATCGGCGCCGCAACGGTCGTGACCCCTGACCTCTACTACACCGGTTCCGTCGGATACGGCCCCTCAACCAACGGCCTCACGATCGACTACACGCGGATGTCCGTGTTCCAGCGCCCCGCTCAGCTCATCGCGTTCGCCGACGGCGTCTACGCGGGCCGCCAGCGCGACAACCAGTTCGGACAGACCAACTGCCGGATCGGGTACCGACACAAGGCCAAAAACGCACCGGCCACTAACACGGCCTTTGCCGATGGGCACGTCGCGATGATCGCGGGCAACTCGTTCCCACGAGCTCTTGGAGGCAGCAACCTCCCGAAGCAAGTGGAACGAGAGAACACCGGTCCCGGCCCGACCGTCTATGCCAACCCCGAGCGGACGCTCGCACCCTGA